The Candidatus Zixiibacteriota bacterium DNA window TGTGACTGTCGAAATTCAATTCTCGATAAGGCATTAGGTGTCTCCTTTGTGGGTCGTTGAAAACTCTAGGATACACCTTTTGTCTTTTACACACTTCTAAAGATATTACCACGCTAGGACACCTCTTGTGCTGCAGTAGGATATGTAGTACTTTTATGACAAGGGAATTCATGTAGGATAGTGGATACTACGAGAATTATGAATCATAAACTCATTGTTATAGTTCTCCTGTTTCTGATAGCCCCGCCAATTTCTTCGTCCGGTAGGGATTTTCGGGAAATGATGAATTATGCCGACTCCCTGTCTGATTCTCTTTATCAGGATTCTGCTATTGCAACTGGAAAATTGGCATTAGATATGGCCATAGCTGAAGTTGGTCCTGAAGATACGGCTGTTGCCAGAATAATGCAGAGGATGGGTGATTTTCATTTCTTCAAACAGGAATACCGTGAAGTAGAATCTTATTATAAACGATCACTTACAATTCGTGAAAAAGCCATAGGACCTGATCATTCCAAAACGGCCGAGAGTATGGGGAATCTGGCTGTGCTGTATCGACGTCTGGGAAGATATGCTGAGGCAGAACCTCTGTATAGAAAGGCAATCGAAATCTGGGAGCGAGTCTACGGGGCTGACGACGACAATGTGGCTTTAGGTTGGAATAACATGGCGGCGTTGTGCTACTCTCAGGGTAGGTATGCGGATGCTGCAGAGTTTTTTCGTAAGGCCAGAGGCATCTTTGAAAGAACTTTCGGAGCGGATCACCATTACGTCGCCATGGCCAACAGCAACCTTGGCGTACTTTTCCGCGATCAGGGTAGATATGCAGAAGCCGAACCTCTACTGATTAGTACCTTGGCAGACTTTACCAGGATTCACGGACCGGATCACACCTGGACGGCTCACGCCATGAACGATCTGGCTCTATTGTTTCATCAGCAACGACGCTTCGATGAAGCCGAGCCGCTTTATCAGCGTGCCCTCGCGATTAGCGAAAACCGTTTTGGATCGGAGCATCCAATCCTGGCCAGACACCTGTTTCATCTAGCCAATCTTTACAGTGACCTGGGACAGTACGATCAGGCGGAGTCGCTATATCTACGGGCGTTGAAACTTAAGAAAATTGCCTATGACAGCTCCAGTATCCAGGTTGCTCGAATCGAACAACACTACTCCCGACTCCTGCGACGACAATGCGACAGCACGCGATCCCTGACAATGGCACGGCGGTGCGCCCACATTATGCAGCAGGGTTTTACCAACAATGCTTCGGCTTTGTCGGAAACAAACGCTCTCACATTTTCCGAATACTGTCGTAATGCCATGGATGACTTTGTGAGTACCTTTATTGACTTCGGCGCTGATGATTCCGGGTCGATAGAGTCGGCCGTAAGCATCATCCTGGCCGGAAAGGGGCGGGTATCGGATCAACTATTCGAGCGTCGTCGAGCACTTGCAATTGAGACCGACTCACTTACTCTGGCTTTGGCCGAAGACTTCAGAACGGCGCGATTTCGTCTATCGCAACTGTATGTTAATGGTCCCGGAGTGGATGCCGAGGGCTACCGGAGAAATGCGGAATCGATAACTGCAATGGCCAACGAACTGGAAATACGACTTCTGGATCACAGCCAAAGCTTCCAACACCAACAGAGCAATCGCAATATTACAGCCAAACGCCTGACTGATCGCCTTCCGCACAACTCGGTTCTGATAGAGTATCTCAAATATGACTACCTACCTCCGGAAGACGATGCTGCTATTCCACACTATCTGGCAGTGGTACTTTCCCGTGACACTGAACCGGCTGTTGTGGAAATGGGCGAGGCCGGGAGTATCGACTCCATAGTGGCATGTTATCGACAACACATGCAACGTGTGGCGGAGACGGGACTTCCATCGGAGACCGATCGGGAGGAATATTTCATTATTGCGAACGCGCTCTATCAAGCTATCTGGTTGCCAGTGGCCAAGCATCTGAAAGACAAAATGCTGGTTCTTGTCGCACCTGACGGTAATCTTAACCTCATTTCGTTTGCTGCTCTGCCCCATCCATCGGGATACTACCTGGCTGAGAAACAAGCCATTCATTATTTATCATCCGGCAGGGATATTATCCGTATGGAGTCTACTCCCCCGTCGGGTTCCGGTTTGTTCGCTTTGGGCGATCCTGACTTCGACGCACCTGCAGTTAACCGGGCATCCGTGATGCCTTCCGTGGACACGAGTGCGACAGTTGATCAAACCGAGTTTACATTACGAGGTTCTTCTAATAATATCTACCGGTTGCATGAGAAGAATGTCAGTCCGTTACCGCAAACACGTCGTGAAGTTAAGCGTATCGCAAAAAACTGGCGTGCCAATCTTACCGAACCGGCCACAGTCTGTCTTGGTTCTCAGGCGAGTGAGGAGCGGTTCAAGGCTGACGCCCCCGGCAACCGTGTTATTCATTTGGCTACGCATGGATTTTTCGTAAACAGTAATGACGATTCTAACAAGCAGCAACGAAATCC harbors:
- a CDS encoding CHAT domain-containing protein, whose translation is MNHKLIVIVLLFLIAPPISSSGRDFREMMNYADSLSDSLYQDSAIATGKLALDMAIAEVGPEDTAVARIMQRMGDFHFFKQEYREVESYYKRSLTIREKAIGPDHSKTAESMGNLAVLYRRLGRYAEAEPLYRKAIEIWERVYGADDDNVALGWNNMAALCYSQGRYADAAEFFRKARGIFERTFGADHHYVAMANSNLGVLFRDQGRYAEAEPLLISTLADFTRIHGPDHTWTAHAMNDLALLFHQQRRFDEAEPLYQRALAISENRFGSEHPILARHLFHLANLYSDLGQYDQAESLYLRALKLKKIAYDSSSIQVARIEQHYSRLLRRQCDSTRSLTMARRCAHIMQQGFTNNASALSETNALTFSEYCRNAMDDFVSTFIDFGADDSGSIESAVSIILAGKGRVSDQLFERRRALAIETDSLTLALAEDFRTARFRLSQLYVNGPGVDAEGYRRNAESITAMANELEIRLLDHSQSFQHQQSNRNITAKRLTDRLPHNSVLIEYLKYDYLPPEDDAAIPHYLAVVLSRDTEPAVVEMGEAGSIDSIVACYRQHMQRVAETGLPSETDREEYFIIANALYQAIWLPVAKHLKDKMLVLVAPDGNLNLISFAALPHPSGYYLAEKQAIHYLSSGRDIIRMESTPPSGSGLFALGDPDFDAPAVNRASVMPSVDTSATVDQTEFTLRGSSNNIYRLHEKNVSPLPQTRREVKRIAKNWRANLTEPATVCLGSQASEERFKADAPGNRVIHLATHGFFVNSNDDSNKQQRNPGTETDFLSENPLLQSGLFLAGANLRGQGSVTLGTEDGVLTAHEVTSMNLSGTDLVVLSACESALGEVQTGEGVYGLRRSFQMAGARTVVSSLWSVPDKQTAQVMEELYKLLDRQTGLSLATQMQQLSIERLKDLRRKSLPDHPFLWAAFIVTGDWR